In Raphanus sativus cultivar WK10039 chromosome 5, ASM80110v3, whole genome shotgun sequence, the following proteins share a genomic window:
- the LOC108856910 gene encoding phytochrome-associated serine/threonine-protein phosphatase 3, producing MDLDQWISKVKDGQHLSEDELQLLCEYVKEILIEESNVQPVNSPVTVCGDIHGQFHDLMKLFQTGGHVPDTNYIFMGDFVDRGYNSLEVFTILLLLKARHPANITLLRGNHESRQLTQVYGFYDECQRKYGNANAWRYCTDVFDYLTLSAIIDGTVLCVHGGLSPDVRTIDQIRLVDRNCEIPHEGPFCDLMWSDPEDIETWAVSPRGAGWLFGSRVTTEFNHINKLDLVCRAHQLVQEGLKYMFQDKGLVTVWSAPNYCYRCGNVASILSFDDNMEKSVKYFTETEENNQMRGPRTGVPYFL from the exons atggATTTGGATCAATGGATTTCGAAGGTTAAAGACGGTCAGCATCTCTCCGAGGACGAGCTTCAGCTTCTCTGCGAATAC GTGAAAGAGATTCTGATTGAGGAGTCGAACGTTCAGCCTGTGAACAGTCCAGTCACCGTCTGTGGTGACATCCATGGCCAGTTTCATGATCTCATGAAGCTTTTTCAGACCGGTGGTCATGTTCCCGACACTAACTACATTTTTATG GGGGACTTTGTGGATAGAGGTTACAACAGCCTTGAAGTCTTCACTATTCTTTTGCTTCTTAAAGCTAG ACATCCAGCCAATATTACACTTCTGCGTGGAAATCATGAAAGTCGGCAGCTAACGCAG gtatATGGTTTCTATGACGAATGCCAGAGGAAGTATGGTAACGCCAATGCGTGGCGATATTGCACAGATGTTTTTGACTATCTTACCCTATCAGCTATTATAGATGGCACA GTTCTATGTGTTCATGGCGGCCTGTCACCTGATGTCCGGACAATTGATCAG ATAAGACTGGTCGATCGAAATTGTGAAATTCCCCACGAAGGGCCCTTTTGCGATCTTATGTGGAGCGATCCTGAGGACATTGAAACATGGGCTGTTAGTCCACGTGGAGCTGGTTGGCTTTTCGGATCCAGGGTCACCACTGAG TTTAACCATATCAACAAGCTTGATCTAGTATGCCGGGCACACCAGCTTGTACAAGAAGGTCTTAAGTACATGTTCCAAGATAAAGGCCTTGTAACT GTATGGTCTGCGCCTAATTACTGCTACCGCTGTGGGAATGTAGCTTCTATATTGAGTTTCGATGACAACATG GAAAAATCAGTGAAGTACTTCACAGAGACGGAAGAGAACAATCAAATGAGAGGGCCAAGGACTGGAGTTCCATATTTCCTATGA
- the LOC108860422 gene encoding uncharacterized protein LOC108860422 has translation MSSSSLSPVLELARPFLRGELEKINPKLPSLIAVLKSVGAGECWHKHGSFLHHLIDVYKILKLWKAPESVCLCGLFHSAYSNSYVNLAIFDPSTGRDVVRGHVGEEAESLIHLFCVLPRQTLIHDELLFKYSDLELVEHLELSEVSLRNAKEEGVFDGEEAWRKKLNGLVPENGVVVKHIKTGEGVLVSRRVVGVFLLMTMADFSDQFFGFQDELFCNKDGRLEFRGNNVTALWPGDGKPGLWMNSSSRMGAIYSLIVREEEILMEQRRRGSGAEFVVRKERDEDIELVVPPVFRFGTKVLEAKEQIEARDMYWEAVSSDASQEGYLDRAEEMLLGCIEKNPYVGEPHVLLSQVYLGKKRFVEAEREAERGFLLLLQWGSPWDKRMSWEGWIAWVRVLLMKSHDQSWPDVSWGILNLGLVR, from the exons ATGAGCTCATCATCATTATCTCCGGTACTTGAACTAGCCCGGCCTTTTCTCCGAGGTGAGCTAGAGAAGATCAACCCCAAACTCCCCTCGTTGATCGCCGTCCTCAAAAGCGTCGGAGCAGGCGAGTGTTGGCACAAACACGGCAGCTTCCTACACCACTTGATCGACGTGTACAAGATCCTCAAGCTATGGAAAGCTCCCGAGTCCGTCTGCCTCTGTGGTCTGTTCCACTCTGCATACTCCAACTCCTACGTCAACTTAGCCATATTTGATCCTTCCACTGGCCGTGACGTCGTCCGTGGCCATGTTGGTGAAGAAGCTGAGTCTCTAATCCATCTCTTCTGCGTTTTACCGAGACAAACTTTGATCCACGACGAGCTTCTCTTCAAGTACTCTGATCTCGAACTCGTCGAGCATCTTGAACTCTCTGAGGTTTCATTGAGGAACGCCAAGGAGGAAGGTGTTTTCGATGGAGAGGAAGCGTGGAGGAAGAAGCTGAACGGTTTGGTGCCTGAGAACGGTGTCGTTGTGAAGCATATCAAGACAGGTGAAGGGGTTCTTGTTTCGAGGAGAGTGGTTGGTGTTTTCTTGCTGATGACGATGGCGGATTTTAGCGACCAGTTTTTCGGGTTTCAAGACGAGCTGTTCTGTAACAAGGACGGGAGATTGGAGTTTAGAGGCAACAACGTGACGGCGTTATGGCCAGGGGATGGGAAACCTGGGCTGTGGATGAACTCTAGCTCGAGGATGGGTGCCATCTATAGTTTGATAgtgagagaagaagagattttGATGGAGCAGAGGAGAAGAGGTTCTGGTGCTGAGTTTGTGGTGAGGAAGGAGAGAGATGAAGACATCGAGCTCGTGGTGCCTCCTGTTTTCAGATTCGGCACCAAG GTATTGGAAGCAAAAGAGCAAATAGAAGCAAGAGACATGTACTGGGAAGCTGTGAGCAGCGACGCGAGTCAAGAAGGGTACTTGGATAGAGCAGAGGAGATGTTGTTGGGGTGTATTGAGAAGAATCCATATGTGGGAGAGCCACATGTGTTGTTGAGTCAAGTGTATTTGGGAAAGAAGAGATTCGTGGAGGCAGAAAGAGAAGCAGAGAGAGGGTTTCTTCTGCTATTGCAGTGGGGAAGTCCTTGGGACAAGAGGATGTCATGGGAAGGTTGGATAGCTTGGGTTAGAGTTCTTCTCATGAAGTCACATGATCAGTCTTGGCCAGATGTTTCTTGGGGGATCTTGAACTTGGGTCTTGTGCGCTAA